One Aliarcobacter cryaerophilus ATCC 43158 genomic window, TAAAGAAAGGAAGAACATCTTTTCTCTCTGATAATTTAGTTTTCGACTTTAATAAATTAGAGAAATTATTCCATTCAACTCTACAAGATTTTGCATCGAAAGCATGTGTTTTCAAGTTTTTCATGCCTTTCCCCTTTGGGAAGAAAGCAATCGCTCTAAACGATCATGGTTTAAGATGTCTTCTACAAAAATTTGGTTGTCATCGATTGATAGAATTAGTCGTAGTTTTAATGTCCCTAGATATGAATATAGTTTCTCTTCAGAATGAACTATGAGCTTGTGAAGCTTTTGATTTTGAAATAGTTCATCTGCATTTGACGTTTCTAATTCAGTTAGCGCGCGAATTATCTTACGCTGTTCTTTCTTTTCTAGAGATCGAAGTGCAATCTCAGCAGGTTTTTTTATATTTACATTCATATAGTTCCTTACAAACAAATTTCAAAACATGAAGTGTCTAACTATTTATTAAATATACATTATATATAAAACACCCTAAAAATCAACAAATAACATGCACAGGAAATGTCGTATATTAAAGTGCCTACAAACATCTTAAATAAAGTATTTTTGTAGATATTACTATAAAAAATATTGGAAACTGAGATGCTTATTAAATAAATTTTAAATTTACGATAAGCTTTTTATATATGTTTAATATGGATATTTAGATGATAATAGTACATATTGTATGTATATTAAGGTGATATTGCAATAAACCTGCAAAATGTTAAATATATTAGGAGAAGTAATGTAGACAGAAAAGTACTTCTAAGATGAGTTATAAATACAAGTTCAATAACCTGTACCTTATTAAACATGCTCCAAATGTCATACGAACAACATATTTTATTTAACAAAGCTCCAAAATAAAAAATTTCTTATAACTTTATTGCCAATTTTTAAACTTCGTTTGACAACACCTAGAAATATTAATCTAATTAATATATGTATATTTAAGTATAGAATAAAAATTTAGGAAGATAAAAAATTATTAATACTTATTTATTAAATTTATTATACTTTTTTAAAAAAATTAGTTACATTTCCACAAGCAACTACGAAAAGATTTGGATTATCTAAAAGAAGTTTATCTGGTTTATTAATAGCTCTCATTCCTTCACCTGCTCTTACAATATGTATTAAACTTCCAGCATCCATTCTTTCTAAATATTTTTGTAAAGTTGGCCATGATGTTCCAACTGCTGAACTTAGTTTTGAGATATTTAATTCATAAGGTTTTGTACTACAAAGCATATAAATAATCTTTTTTAATTTATCTAGCTTTGAAGGTTCTATATTATATATTCCACATAAATCTGAGTCAATTGTAAGATTTATTACTTCTAAAAGTTTCATAGAATAATCACTTAGTGATTCTTTGTAAAAAGGATAACATCCATATTTTAAATAGTTATTAAATTGTTCAAGAGGTCTTATTTTTTTTAAAATTTCAAAAGTAATGTCTTCGTGATTTTTTAAAATATCTTCTAATGAATAACTTTGAAAAGTTTGATTAGTTTGTAATTCACAAAATTCTCTTAAAGATAAAACTCCTAAAGTATGAATAACTGCTCTTCTTGATAAATCAGCACTAGCGTGTTCTATTTGAAATATTTATTTAATAATAAATATTTTGTGTATAAAAGTAATAAAATAGATTTTTATATCTAAAATTATTACTTTTATATAGATTTATAAATAGTTTTAACTATAATAAGGTGTTTCACACAAGGAAATAAAATAGGGATTTTACTTACTTTAATATTTTGGGGTGTAGTCATATATTTTGGCTATAAACTTTTTAATAAATTTCTAAATAATGGCTCTTTGTGTAAATTACTTTGTAATGAAAAAAGGAGCTAATGTAATGGCTTTAAAACAAAATCCATATAAACTTGTATGTCCAAAGTGTGGAGAAAAGATGGAAAAAAGAAGTATTGATAGACTTGATAGTGTAATTGATAGTTTGTTTAGGAAATAGAAAAATTAATTTTATGGAGATATTAAATTATGAATAATAGAGATTTATTTGATTTAAAAAATAAAAGATTGGAACAAGTAAAGTTTAATGAAATTATGAATCAAACTAATATTGGAAATTTGGATAAAGCAAAAGTAATGGAAGTATTGCAAACTATTCCAAATATTGTTGAGTTACAAAGAACATATTTGAATACTATAAAAGATATTATTGATTCAGCAAAAGCTACGCATCTTTCAGCAATGGAAAAAATTTCAATTAAGAATTTTGAAAAAATTTATGAAATAATTGAAAAAATGTCAAAAGATGGAAGTGAGGATTTTAAAAGAGAATGTTTAAATAAAATTTTTGAGCTTGGTAAATTAGAACTTGAATATGAAAAACAAAAAAATGATACAGTTAAAAATATGAATAATCAAAATAATAGTCTATGGAAAAAAATTGCTATTGGAGTAGGAGTAATAGTTGTTGGAGCTATAGGTGCCGTAGCTGCTTCAAAATTTGATAAAAAATAAAGGTTAAATATGAAATTGTTGAGTAAAATATTGAAACAAAAAAATACAACAAACATAAGTAAGTTAAAAATAGAAATTAATAAGATTACCTTAGAATTTAAAAATATTTTAAATAGTATAAATGATAATTTTGAGAGTAAAGATGTTAGAAATAATATTCTTATAGAAATAGAAAAATTAGAAAAAGATATTTCAATTCTCTTTGAAAAAGAATTAGAAAATACTATTAGTACTTTAAATTTAATAAATAAAGAAATATTTTCTTATATAAAAAATCTAGAAGAAGAAACAAAAAAACAATTTGATGATTTAAAATTAGGAATTAACAACACTCAAGAAGAAAAAATTGATATTGAAAATTCAAAAAAAGATTTTTTACCAACAATAGAAGACAATATACTATTTATAAAAAAAGAATTAGATAAATTAAAAGAGAAATATATATTAAAAAATAAAAATTTGAAAATAGAGATATATGGTAAATCAATAAAATCAAGACATTATTCAAAAGAGATATTAACAAAACTGATACACAAAAGAGAAGATGAACTATTTAATAATATAAGAAATATTTTAAATGAATTTGATGAAAATATAAATAATGTACTAAATTTAAATATATTAAAGTTAAATCAAGAAATTATAAGTGAAAAACATAAAGGGCATATTTTATTAAAGGAAATCCCATATTTAGACTTGAAATTTTCATTTCCTATTATAAAAATAAATCAAACAGGATATATATTAAACAGTTCTTTAACTAATTCTATAGAAAAAGAAAATCTAATTATAGATTATGAAATAGTAGAAAATACATTGCCTTTATTTGCGACAATAAAAAATATTTTTTCTAAACCTGAACCAAAAACAAAGAAACAGCAATATTTTGTAATCAATTCAAATATTTTTGATAATTTGTTAAATAATATATTTTCGCATATTAAAAAAATACTAGATGTTACAATAGAAAATGAAGTTAAAAATAAGCTTGATTTGGAAATGAAAAATTTAAATAAACTAATATCTAAAAGAGTATCTGATTTAGAAAAAGAAATTGAAGAAAAAAAGGTTTCTATAAAAAATAAAATTTCAATATGTGAGGATAGATTTAATATTCTGGAATTGTTAAAAATTATTAATGATAGAGTTAAGCAACGAATAGAAAAGTGTTCATTTGTTCTAAAGGAAGAAAATGGAAAATAATAAAATAAGAATTTTAGAAAATTTAGATATAGGCATAAAAAGAGATGAGTTAAATTATTTAAATAAAAATCACCATTATATAGCAG contains:
- a CDS encoding ATP-binding protein — encoded protein: MKLLEVINLTIDSDLCGIYNIEPSKLDKLKKIIYMLCSTKPYELNISKLSSAVGTSWPTLQKYLERMDAGSLIHIVRAGEGMRAINKPDKLLLDNPNLFVVACGNVTNFFKKV